A window of Arcobacter acticola genomic DNA:
TTTATGATTGGTTACTAGATACTCTTGAGCTTAAATTACCTCGTCCTTATCAGCATGAGTTTGCAAGACTAGGAATTAACTACACTGTTATGAGTAAAAGAAAACTTTTAGACTTAGTTAATGGTGAGTATGTTAGTGGTTGGGATGACCCAAGAATGCCAACAATTGCTGGATATAAAAGAAGAGGATATACAAAAGAATCAATTTTAAACTTCTGTGACCAAATTGGAATTGCAAAAGCAAATTCAATGGTTGATGTTGCACAACTAGAATTTTGTATTAGGGATGATTTAAATCAAAAAGTACCTCGTGTATTATGTGTAATGGATCCACTAAAAGTAACAATTGAAAATTATGAAGGTAGTGAAGAAATTGATGCTCCATATTACCCTCATGATGTACCAAAAGATGGTTCAAGAAAATTACCTTTTTCTAAAGATATTTATATTGAAAGAGATGACTTTATGGAAAATCCTCCAAAAGGATACTTCCGTCTTACACCTGAACAACCTGTTCGTCTAAGACATGGTTATATAATTGCTTGTAAAGAGGTTATAAAAAACTTAGATGGAAAGATAATAGAAATTAAAGCAGAGTATTACCCTGAATCAAAAAGTGGCTCAGATACAAGCGGTATAAAAGTTAATAGTGCAATTCAATGGGTAAGTGCAAAAGAAGCAAAAACAGTAGAACTAAGAGTTTATGATAGATTATTCAAAAATGAAGCACCGGAAGGGTTAGAAGATTTAAATCCAGATTCTTTAAAAATTATCAAAAATGCACTTGTTGAACCTGCAGTTATTACAGATAAAATTGATGAGAGATTTCAGTTTGAAAGACAAGGATATTTTTATGCTGATCCTATTGATTATACAAATGAAAAACCAGTATTTAATAAAATTGTAGGATTAAAAGATTCTTGGGCTAAAAAAACAAAAATAGTAGAACCAGAAGTTAAAAATACGCAAAAAGTACAAATGCAAAAAGTACAAGTTGTAGGCTCTATGGAACCTATGAATGAAGATCAAAAAGCAGCATTTGAAAAATATACAAATACACTTGGATTAAATAGCGAAGTAGCAAATATTCTTGCAAGAGATGAACATCTTTCTCATTTCTATGAAGAAGCACAAATACTAGTTAATAGCCCTATAACATTAGCTAATATTGTTGTAAATGAAGTAGCTAGAGAATTAAAACAAATGGAATTAAGTCAAGTAAAATTTACTCCATCACAAATTGCAGAACTTGTTAAAATGATTGATGATGAAACTATTTCTAGTAAAATAGCTAAAGACGTATTTGAAGAGATGGTAAAATCTGGAATTAATCCAACACAAATTGTAAAAGATAAAGGATTAGTTCAAATAAGCGACCCTTCCGAAATTTCACCTATTATTGATGAGATAATTGCGAAAAACCCAGATAATGTTGCAAAATTCAAAGCAGGTAATACTAAACTATTAGGCTTCTTTGTAGGGCAAGTATTAAAAAGTACTGGTGGAAAAGCAAATCCACAAGTTGTAAATGAACTTGTAGCTCTTAAATTAAAATAAAAAACAAATAATCAGGCAAAAAAAAAGCTTAGTAGAAATACTAAGCTTTTTTTATATCAATTTTTTTAATCAAAAGATTATCTATGCATTCCATGACCTGGTCCACCATGATGGTGATGAAAAGGAAAACATCCGCTTATTATAAATGTTGTAAAAATTGTTAGAGTTAATAAAAATATTTTTTTCATAGTAAGTCCTTTATTTATTATTCAAAATTATTGCATAATCTTTTTAACGAAACATTAATAATAAATTTTTAAATGATAAATTATTTAGAATAGTTTTTAGGGGTTTTATTTGAAGTGGCTCCGGCACCTGGATTCGAACCAGGGACCAAATGATTAACAGTCATCTACTCTACCGCTGAGCTATGCCGGAACTTAAAAAGGTTTTGTATCTTAAATTTATAAATGGCTCCGGCACCTGGATTCGAACCAGGGACCAAATGATTAACAGTCATCTACTCTACCGCTGAGCTATGCCGGAATCTATAAATTTACATTAAATTGAAGTAATGGCTCCGGCACCTGGATTCGAACCAGGGACCAAATGATTAACAGTCATCTACTCTACCGCTGAGCTATGCCGGATTATATGACTTCAACTTTAATGGGTCCGAATTATAGTAAAAAATGACTTTATTGTCAAGGGTAAAAGAATCTATTTTTGTAAATTCTTATAAAACTCAACTCCACTACTGTTAACAAGAGAAATAAACTTATTTTCAAGTAAATCATTTAAGATTAATTTTGATTCTTCATCAAACATATTTTGTATATCTTCTTTAGTTAAAGGTCTTCTTTTTAACATTGACTTTATTTCATCTTTATCATAATATTGAATAGACTTTGGTCTATTTTTATATATGATATTGGTATTAATATTTTCAAATCTATCTGCAACGCTCTCTAAGAACTCATAAGAGACAGGTTTAACATCATATGCAGGCGGTCTATCAATTGTTCCTATATCAACTCTTTTTGGATTGATTTTCTTTACTGCATCATATAGTAAAACAATTTCATCTTCTTTATCATTTAAATCTTTTACAAACAATATTTCTAATACAAAATCATTTTTTGTCTCTATTGAAAAGTTAACCATTGAAGGAATAATTTTTTCTATTTCAACATTTTTATTTACTCTATCTAATTTTTTAAAACATTTCTCACTAACACAATCTAAAGATAATTTAACAGTATCAATTTTCAAAAGTGCATCATATATTTCTTTTTTATAAATTGTGCTTCCATTTGATAGAATCAAAGTTTTTGTATCACCTTTAATTTTATTAATTTCATCTATTAGTTCATTTAAGTTTGGATATAAAGTTGGTTCACCATTTGCTGTTAATGTAATCACATCAATTTTTGGATGTTTATCAAAACTCTCTTTTATTGCATTTATTATTTCAGTAATACTTGGATTAGTATCCATTTTATCAACTGTTTTTGCACCTTCAAGTTCACAATATAAACAATCAAAATTGCACTGTTTTTTAGAGGGAGATAAATCTACACCTAAAGATATACCAAATCTTCGAGAAGGAATTGGTCCAAAAATAATAGAGTTTGAATATGACATGATTTTTCTTTCCATAGAATAAGTAGGAGAGCTCCTACTTAATTTTTTGTTAGATTATTTTTTACTTACTCTTTGACACTCTTTTACAAAGTGAATAGCATTTTCAACAGGCACATCAGGAAGAATTCCATGCCCTAAATTAAAGATATGACCTTCCCCTTGCATTATATTCTGTAAAGCTTCAACACACATAGTTGTAGCTTCCTTTGAATATAATCTACATGGCTCCATATTTCCTTGAAGAACATATTTACTTCCAAGTTTTTCTTTTGCAAGAGCCATAGGTGTTCCCCAATCTACACCAAATACATCAAAGTTTCCATATACTTTATCTAAAAATGCTGGGATTCCTTTTGGGAACATAATAACTGGAATATGAGGATATTTTTCTTTTAAATATTCTGCAATTTCAACCATATAAGACCATGAAAATTCATCATATCTAGCTGGTTCTATTGCTGCTGCCCATGAATCAAAGATTTGAACAACATCTGCACCTGCAAGTATTTGTTTTTCCATATAAAACTTCACAACTTCAGTTACTTTTCTTAGTATTTTATGTAAAAGTTCAGGATTTGAATACATCATTTTTTTACAAATATTGTATGTTTTTGTCCCCTGCCCTTCAATCATATACGTAGCAAGAGTCCAAGGTGCTCCTGTAAAGCCTATAAGTGCTTTATCATCTGGTAATTGTTGTTTTAATAACTTGATTGTTTCATAAACGTAAGTTAACTTATCAGCAGCAGCCTCACCACCAAGTAATGCATCAACATCAGCTTCAGTAACAATAGGATCTTTAAAAAGAGGACCTTCCCCTTTGATAAAATCTAAATGCATTCCCATTTCATTTGGAATTACTAAAATATCAGAAAATAAAATAGCTGCATCAACTCCAACTATATCTAAAGGCTGAATTGTAACTTCAGCAGCAAGTTCTGGATTATGACAAAGATTTAAAAAGTTCCCAGCTTGAGCTCTTACTTTCATATATTCAGGAAGATATCTTCCTGCTTGTCTCATCATCCATACAGGTGTATAGGGAGTTGGTTTTCTAAAACATGCATCTACAAATATTTTTGACATTTTTTATCCTTAAAATAGTCCCTATTCCAAGGGACTAATATTTATATATTTACTTTTTCAAAAGTAACAAAAAATTTAATGTTTTCCTACTTTTCCTAAAAAGAAAAGTCCTGCTGATAATATTCCAATTGATAATGCAAAATAAAGCATTTGTAATGCTCCATCATAACTTGTATGTAATACCTTTTGGAAAAAACTAACAATTAATACCATTACAATAACTTTTGCTATTTTATCTTTTAATTGATCTAAAGAGTGAATAGCTAGGATATTATTCCCTGATTTACTATTTTCAGCCGCATCAATTTTTGAAATAAATAGTTCATATAAACCAAAAGCAAAAATTAACATAACAACTGCAATCAAATATAAATCAACCGCACCAATAATTTTACTTACAATCTCTTCATGAAAATTTTCGGGATGTAAGCCATTTAAATATACATCTAATGTATAAACTAAAACTTCAAAAATATCTACTGAAGCTACAATAAAAAGTATTATAGCTCCAATAAGCCCAAAAACGACTGGGAACAAGACAAAAAGCCTTGTTTTCCACATTGCATTTTCAAAAAATTTTTCTAACATTTAGATTTCATTTTCCAAAGCGATCCATTTAAGACCAATTCTTACTGCATTTGTTGCAGCTCCAACTCTTACTTGATCAGCTACGTTAAAATAATGAATTACATTTGGTGAATAAATATCTTTTCTAATTCTTCCAACATAAGTAATATCTGTGTCAGTTGAAATAATTGGCATTGGATATCTATTATTTGCTAAGTCATCTATAACTTCAACATTTTCAAAATTATTTAATACTTCTCTTACTTTTTCAACATCAACATCAACATTTTCATTAAATGTAACTGTTAGTGATTCACTGTGAGATCTTAAAACTGGTACTCTTACACAAGTTGCTGCAATTTGCATTTCTTTGTGCATAATTTTTTGAGTTTCTTTTACCATTTTCATCTCTTCTTTAGTAAATCCATTATCAGTGGCAACATCAATTTGAGGGATTACATTAAGTGCAATCTGATGAGGGAAAGCTTTAACATCTGATTCATCTAATTTAAATGCAAAGAATGCTTGCATTTGTTTTACAAGCTCTTCCATACCTTTTTTCCCAGCACCTGAAACTGCTTGATAAGTTGAAACATCAACTCTTTTAATTCCATATAATTCATCTAATGGTTTTAATGATAAAACCATTTGAATAGTTGAACAATTTGGATTTGCAATAATTCCTGTTTCTCTCCATAGTTTTATATCTTCTGGATTTACTTCAGGAACAACTAAAGGAACTTTTGGGTCCATTCTAAAGTGACTTGTATTATCAATTACAACAGCACCTGCCTCAACTGCAAATTTTGCAAATTGCTCTGAAACACTTCCCCCTGCACTAAAAAATGCGATTTCCACATCATTTTCTTCAAAACAAGTTTCAGTTAATTCTAAAACTGTAATCTCTTTGTTCATAAATTCGATTTTTGAACCAGCACTTCTTGAACTTGCTAATGGTATTAATTTATTAATAGGGAAGTTATATTCTTCTAAAACTCTAAATAACTCTTCACCAACTGCACCAGTAGCTCCAACAACTGCAACATTAAACTTTCTCATTTTTCTACTCTTCCTCTTCTTCTAAATTATCTTTTTCTACAATATCTAACAGTGTAGATGGTTTATTTACTTCAGGACTAACTGAAATTGATTCTAAAATTTCACCATCTTCTGTATATCTTATAATATTTCCATTTTCGTCTAATTCAATTTCTTCATCTTCTTTTGGACATTTAGCAATAGATACAACTTTATCATTTTTATCAACATTTACGATAATTACACCAGCTGTATTTCTTCCTGCTTTTCTAATTGCTTGCATATCAACTCTAATCATTTTTCCAATTGAAGTTAATAACATTAAGTCTTGAGTATCATCTACTAGAACTTCTCCAACAACATTACCTGTTTTTGGTGATAATTTCATTGATATAACTCCAGAACCTGCTCTATTTGTAAGTCTATATTCACTTACTGTTGTTCTTTTTCCAATACCTTTTTCAGATACTGTTAATAATTCTTGTTCTTCATTACTTACAACATCCGCATCTACAACAAAGTCAATATCATGTTTGAACTTGATACCTCTAACCCCTCTTGTGCTTCTTCCTTGATCTCTTGTTTTCTCGATTTCAAATCTGATACATTGTCCCATACTTGTAAAAATCATTAAATATTGTGTTTCAACATCAGCAATTTTTGCAGTTACAATTTCATCTAAATCATCAAGTACAATTGCTCTTACACCATTTGATCTAATGTTAGAGAATTCACTTAATGAAGTTCTTTTAATTACACCATTTCTTGTAAAGAATACTAATGATTTTGATTCATCAAAATCAGGTGTTGGAATTATTTCCATAATTTTTTCATCAGGTCTTAAATTGATTAAGTTAACTACCGCTTTACCTTTTGCTGTTCTACTTCCTTCAGGAATTTTGTAAACTTTCAACCAGTATAATTGTCCCATATTTGTAACAAACATCAAAGTATCGTGAGTATTACTAACAAAGAATTTCTCAATAAAGTCATCATCGTGAGTAGTAACGGCTACTTTACCTTTTCCACCACGTCTTTGTTTTTCATAAGATTTAATTGGAACTCTTTTTACATAACCATTATGAGTAATTGTAACTACCATTGGTTCATTTGGAATTAAATCTTCAATATCGATTTCGTCATAAGAATCTTCAATATCAGTTCTTCTATCACTTGAGAATCTTTCTTGAATTTCTGTTAATTCTTCTTTGATAATCTCATTTAATTTATCTTCAGATTTTAAAATAGATTCAAGTTCAGCAATTAATATCATTAATTCTTGATATTCAGCTTCTAATTTATCCCTTTGAAGACCTGTTAATCTTCCTAATCTCATATCTAAAATAGCTTGAGATTGAATAGGACTTAATCCAAATCTGTTTTGTAAACTATCTTTTGCTTCTTGATCATTAGCACTTGCTCGAATGATTTTTACAACTTCATCGATATTATCTAAGGCAATTTTTAAACCTTCTAAAATATGGGCTCTAGCTTTCGCTTTTTCTAAATCAAAAATTGTTCTTCTAATAATTACAGTTTTTCTATGAGATAAGAAAATATTTAATAATTGTGGTAAATTAAATACTTTTGGTTCTTTGTTATAAACAGCTAATAAAATAATACCAAATGTGGTTTCCATAGGTGTTGATTTGTATAAGTTATTTAATACTATTTCACTCATAGCATCTTTTTTAAGCTCAATTACAACTCTGATACCTTCTCTATCTGACTCATCTCTAACTTCAGAAATACCATCGATTTGCTTATCTTTTGCAAGAGTTGCAATAAGTTCTATTAATCTTGATTTATTAACTTGATAAGGTAATTCATCAAGAACAATAATCTCTTTTTTCCCTCTTGTTTCAATATGATGTTTAGCTCTTATTCTTACTCGACCTCGACCTGTATTATAAGCATCAATAATTCCACGTCTTCCAAAGATTGTTCCACCTGTTGGAAAATCTGGTCCTTTAATAAATTGCATTAATTCATCTGCTGTAACATCTGGATTATCAATCGTATATAAAACAGCTTCTAAAAGCTCATTTATATTATGTGGAGGAATTTTTGTAGCCATACCAACAGCGATTCCTTCACTTCCATTTAATAAAAGGGTTGGTACACGAGTAGGAAGAACAGATGGTTCTTTCATTGTATCATCGTAGTTAGGAGTAAAATTAACTGTATCTTTATCTAAATCTCTTAGTACCTCTTCAGCTATTTTTGTCATTCTAGCTTCTGTATATCTCATAGCAGCTGCACTATCACCATCAATAGAACCGAAGTTTCCTTGACCATCTACTAATGGAGCTCTCATTGAGAATGTTTGAGCCATTCTAACTAAAGCATCATAAACAGAAGTATCCCCGTGTGGGTGGTACTTACCAATAACATCTCCAACAATTCTTGCTGATTTCTTGTAAGCTGATTTTGAAGTAATATTCAAATCATGCATTGCAAATAGAATTCTTCTATGCACAGGCTTTAAACCATCTTTTGCATCTGGTAATGCACGACCAATAATAACACTCATAGAGTAATCTAAATACGAAGCTTTAACTGAGTTCTCAATATTTATGTCTATAATATCTTGATTTTCGAAAAGGTTTTCCATAAAAAAAGGCCTTTGTAATATAAAATTGTATTATTTTATCTAAAAAGGACTTAGTATAAGTTGTAATAGATTTTTTTACTAAAAAAAAAGGGATAAAAGTCGAAACTTTTATCCCTTTATATGAACTTTATTTGAAAATTAGTTTTATGCTTTGTAATTAACTAATATAGAATAAATTTCATCTTTTAATTTTAACTTTTCTTTTTTCTTAGATTCAATTTCAAACTGATCTGCGTGAGATTTCTCAAGTTTTGCAATTGAGTCATCTAAAGCATTATGTGCTTCAAAAAGTTTATGGAAATGCCCATCTTTTTGTTTTAGTTCTGTGATTAGATCTCTATATTCATGAAACATTTTACATCCTGTTAATTTAATTTAGTCTTATTATACTCTTGGACTACTTAATATTTTATAAAATTATTAAATTAACTTCGATAGTCCGCATTAATTTTCACATACTCATAACCTAAGTCACAACCGTATGCTGTAAATTTTCCATCACCTAAACCAATATCACAAATTATTTTGTATTTATCTTTTTTAAGAACTTCACCAGCTTGTGCTTCAGTGTTTGCATCAAAACAAATTTCACCTTTATTAAATACAACAACATCATTATAAGATATAACTAGTTTTTCATCATCACAATCAATTCTTGAAGCACCAATTGTTGAAGCTATTCTTCCAAAATTTGGATCTTCTCCAAAAAGTGCTGTTTTTACTAGTAATGAATTAGATAGTGCTTTTGCAGCAATCATAGCTTGCTCATTTGTAGCTGCGTTTATAACTTCAAAAGCAGCTACTTTATTTGCACCTTCACCATCTGCTACCATTAACATAGCCATATCAAACATTACTAATCTTAGAACTTCTGCAAATGCTTCTTTATCATATGCATTTGAGTTTCCATTAGCTAAAACCATAACTGTATCATTTGTTGAAGTATCACCATCAACTGATATTGCATTAAAAGTTGTTTCACTATTTATTTTTAAAGCTTCCATAATATCAGAATAAGGAGCAGCTGCATCTGTACAAATAAAACAAAGCATAGTTGCAAGATTTGGGTTTATCATTCCAGCACCTTTTGCAACTGCACCTATTTTGAATGAGCTTCCATTTTCAAGTTTTACTTCATACATACAAGATTTAGCATAGGCATCAGTTGTCATAATTGCTTTTGAAAGATTTTCCCCACTTTTTGCACTTAAGTTAAATCTTTTCGCACCTGCAACTAATTTTTCTATAGGTAATCTGTTTCCAATTACACCTGTTGAACTCATAATTGGATTTACCAATTTCAAAGAGCCAAAATCTAATTGAGAAAATAAAGTATCAATATCAGCAATACCTTTTCTTCCTGTTAATGCATTTGCATTTTTAGAATTGATTAAAACAAAATTTGTTTTAAAATCTTCGTCATATTGTAAAAAATGCTTTAAAGGAGCAGCTTGAAATTTATTTTCTGTAAAAATAGCAGCAACAGTACAAGGTTTATCACTATAAATAAATCCTAAATCATTATTTCCATTTGGCTTAAGTCCAGCATGAATTCCATCACAATAAAATCCATCTATTTGATCAAAGTAACCTTTAATTGGCAAAATTGTAAACATTTTTATATATCCTCTGGTTGTTTAGTTAAATTTATAATTCTTTTAGCTCTAGCAATACCTTTTTGCGATCCAACTAACAATAACTTGCAATTTGCATTTATTGACATTGTTCCCTTTGGCATTTGAATAAACTTGCCTTTTTCTTCTGTAATTCCTATAATTGAAACTTTCAATCTATCTCTTAAATGTAAATCTTTTATTTCTCTATTTACTGTCCACGATTGTTCATCAACAAATACTTCTTCCATATCAATAGGAGTATCTCTTTTATATAAAAATTCATCTAAAACATTTTCCATATCAGGTCTTATTGCCATTGCACTTACTCTTTTTGCCATAAGTGATGGAGTTGCAACAACTTTGTCAGCTCCAAGTTTCATAAGTCTGATTTTTTCATTTTGTGTTTCTGCATTTGAAATAATTAAAAAAGGACTTCTACCTAACTCTTTTTCATAAAGTCTTACAGATGCTATTAATGTAATATTATCTGAAATATTTTTTGATAAAGATATTGCACCTTTAGCAGAAGATAAATGTGACTTCAAAAAAGCCGTTTCTTTATAGGGTTCATCTTTTACATAATATGGATAGCCATTTTCTTTTGCAATTTCTTCAATTTCTTCAGATGGGTCAACAACTACAAATGGAATATGATTTTCCCTAAATTGTTTAGCTAATTGTGCAGTATATTCATTATGATAAAAAATTACAAAATGTCTTCTTAGTCTTGCTATTTTATAAAGCATTTTTCTTTCCTTTAGTAATTCACGCAAAGGTCCATTTGAAATAACATCGATTACAATACCTACAGCGAAAATTAAACTCGCAAACCCAGCTAACATTAACCATACAGTAAATACTATTGTTTCATTTTTAAAATTTGATTCGTTTAATGCCCCAAATCCCGTATTTGTAAGTGTATATGCTGATTGAAAAATTGCATGCATTATTGTGTAGTCTTCAAGATAAACATATCCTAAAGTCCCTATCATCATAACAATTTGAATTAATATTAAGGGTAACCTTAAAGGTTTAAGTTGTGAGTATATTAGTGGATTTAAATCGTATTGAGGTTTGACTGTTCTAATTTCCCAGCCGATGGCCCTCTTCACCCTAGTAAAGATGCTCATGAAAGCACTTTTCTAGCGCCTTCTTATGAGTGTTTTTTAAGAGTTCTTAACTCTTTTGCAGAAACTTTTAATTTAGTTGTAGTTCCATCTTCTAATGTAACTCTAACTGTTCTAATGTTTGGTAAAAATCTTCTTTTTGTTCTGTTTTTAGCATGACTTACGTTGTTTCCAGACATAGGTCCTTTTCCTGAAATTGCACATCTTCTTGACATTTTGTCTTCCTTCTGTAGTGAAAAATATTTGCGTATTCTACCTTAATTTTCTTAAGTTTAATTTAAATATTGTCTATTATTGCATTAAATTT
This region includes:
- a CDS encoding glutamine--tRNA ligase/YqeY domain fusion protein yields the protein MSESKDFLRTIVEEDLKAGKYKEVITRFPPEPNGFPHIGHAKSICINFGIAKDYNGHCNLRMDDTNPTKEDTKYVEALKDAVQWLGFNWGENVYFTSDYFSKIYDYAVKLIKMNKAYVDSLTEEEIREYRGTVTQAGKRSIYAQRTVEENLDLLERMKNGEFKDGEHVLRAKIDMSAANMKMRDPLLYRIRHAHHFRTGDDWCIYPMYDFAHCLSDYIEGVSHSICTLEFENNRDIYDWLLDTLELKLPRPYQHEFARLGINYTVMSKRKLLDLVNGEYVSGWDDPRMPTIAGYKRRGYTKESILNFCDQIGIAKANSMVDVAQLEFCIRDDLNQKVPRVLCVMDPLKVTIENYEGSEEIDAPYYPHDVPKDGSRKLPFSKDIYIERDDFMENPPKGYFRLTPEQPVRLRHGYIIACKEVIKNLDGKIIEIKAEYYPESKSGSDTSGIKVNSAIQWVSAKEAKTVELRVYDRLFKNEAPEGLEDLNPDSLKIIKNALVEPAVITDKIDERFQFERQGYFYADPIDYTNEKPVFNKIVGLKDSWAKKTKIVEPEVKNTQKVQMQKVQVVGSMEPMNEDQKAAFEKYTNTLGLNSEVANILARDEHLSHFYEEAQILVNSPITLANIVVNEVARELKQMELSQVKFTPSQIAELVKMIDDETISSKIAKDVFEEMVKSGINPTQIVKDKGLVQISDPSEISPIIDEIIAKNPDNVAKFKAGNTKLLGFFVGQVLKSTGGKANPQVVNELVALKLK
- a CDS encoding radical SAM protein; amino-acid sequence: MSYSNSIIFGPIPSRRFGISLGVDLSPSKKQCNFDCLYCELEGAKTVDKMDTNPSITEIINAIKESFDKHPKIDVITLTANGEPTLYPNLNELIDEINKIKGDTKTLILSNGSTIYKKEIYDALLKIDTVKLSLDCVSEKCFKKLDRVNKNVEIEKIIPSMVNFSIETKNDFVLEILFVKDLNDKEDEIVLLYDAVKKINPKRVDIGTIDRPPAYDVKPVSYEFLESVADRFENINTNIIYKNRPKSIQYYDKDEIKSMLKRRPLTKEDIQNMFDEESKLILNDLLENKFISLVNSSGVEFYKNLQK
- the hemE gene encoding uroporphyrinogen decarboxylase — its product is MSKIFVDACFRKPTPYTPVWMMRQAGRYLPEYMKVRAQAGNFLNLCHNPELAAEVTIQPLDIVGVDAAILFSDILVIPNEMGMHLDFIKGEGPLFKDPIVTEADVDALLGGEAAADKLTYVYETIKLLKQQLPDDKALIGFTGAPWTLATYMIEGQGTKTYNICKKMMYSNPELLHKILRKVTEVVKFYMEKQILAGADVVQIFDSWAAAIEPARYDEFSWSYMVEIAEYLKEKYPHIPVIMFPKGIPAFLDKVYGNFDVFGVDWGTPMALAKEKLGSKYVLQGNMEPCRLYSKEATTMCVEALQNIMQGEGHIFNLGHGILPDVPVENAIHFVKECQRVSKK
- a CDS encoding YqhA family protein, translating into MLEKFFENAMWKTRLFVLFPVVFGLIGAIILFIVASVDIFEVLVYTLDVYLNGLHPENFHEEIVSKIIGAVDLYLIAVVMLIFAFGLYELFISKIDAAENSKSGNNILAIHSLDQLKDKIAKVIVMVLIVSFFQKVLHTSYDGALQMLYFALSIGILSAGLFFLGKVGKH
- a CDS encoding aspartate-semialdehyde dehydrogenase; this translates as MRKFNVAVVGATGAVGEELFRVLEEYNFPINKLIPLASSRSAGSKIEFMNKEITVLELTETCFEENDVEIAFFSAGGSVSEQFAKFAVEAGAVVIDNTSHFRMDPKVPLVVPEVNPEDIKLWRETGIIANPNCSTIQMVLSLKPLDELYGIKRVDVSTYQAVSGAGKKGMEELVKQMQAFFAFKLDESDVKAFPHQIALNVIPQIDVATDNGFTKEEMKMVKETQKIMHKEMQIAATCVRVPVLRSHSESLTVTFNENVDVDVEKVREVLNNFENVEVIDDLANNRYPMPIISTDTDITYVGRIRKDIYSPNVIHYFNVADQVRVGAATNAVRIGLKWIALENEI
- the gyrA gene encoding DNA gyrase subunit A is translated as MENLFENQDIIDINIENSVKASYLDYSMSVIIGRALPDAKDGLKPVHRRILFAMHDLNITSKSAYKKSARIVGDVIGKYHPHGDTSVYDALVRMAQTFSMRAPLVDGQGNFGSIDGDSAAAMRYTEARMTKIAEEVLRDLDKDTVNFTPNYDDTMKEPSVLPTRVPTLLLNGSEGIAVGMATKIPPHNINELLEAVLYTIDNPDVTADELMQFIKGPDFPTGGTIFGRRGIIDAYNTGRGRVRIRAKHHIETRGKKEIIVLDELPYQVNKSRLIELIATLAKDKQIDGISEVRDESDREGIRVVIELKKDAMSEIVLNNLYKSTPMETTFGIILLAVYNKEPKVFNLPQLLNIFLSHRKTVIIRRTIFDLEKAKARAHILEGLKIALDNIDEVVKIIRASANDQEAKDSLQNRFGLSPIQSQAILDMRLGRLTGLQRDKLEAEYQELMILIAELESILKSEDKLNEIIKEELTEIQERFSSDRRTDIEDSYDEIDIEDLIPNEPMVVTITHNGYVKRVPIKSYEKQRRGGKGKVAVTTHDDDFIEKFFVSNTHDTLMFVTNMGQLYWLKVYKIPEGSRTAKGKAVVNLINLRPDEKIMEIIPTPDFDESKSLVFFTRNGVIKRTSLSEFSNIRSNGVRAIVLDDLDEIVTAKIADVETQYLMIFTSMGQCIRFEIEKTRDQGRSTRGVRGIKFKHDIDFVVDADVVSNEEQELLTVSEKGIGKRTTVSEYRLTNRAGSGVISMKLSPKTGNVVGEVLVDDTQDLMLLTSIGKMIRVDMQAIRKAGRNTAGVIIVNVDKNDKVVSIAKCPKEDEEIELDENGNIIRYTEDGEILESISVSPEVNKPSTLLDIVEKDNLEEEEE
- a CDS encoding YdcH family protein — encoded protein: MFHEYRDLITELKQKDGHFHKLFEAHNALDDSIAKLEKSHADQFEIESKKKEKLKLKDEIYSILVNYKA
- the argJ gene encoding bifunctional glutamate N-acetyltransferase/amino-acid acetyltransferase ArgJ, with the translated sequence MFTILPIKGYFDQIDGFYCDGIHAGLKPNGNNDLGFIYSDKPCTVAAIFTENKFQAAPLKHFLQYDEDFKTNFVLINSKNANALTGRKGIADIDTLFSQLDFGSLKLVNPIMSSTGVIGNRLPIEKLVAGAKRFNLSAKSGENLSKAIMTTDAYAKSCMYEVKLENGSSFKIGAVAKGAGMINPNLATMLCFICTDAAAPYSDIMEALKINSETTFNAISVDGDTSTNDTVMVLANGNSNAYDKEAFAEVLRLVMFDMAMLMVADGEGANKVAAFEVINAATNEQAMIAAKALSNSLLVKTALFGEDPNFGRIASTIGASRIDCDDEKLVISYNDVVVFNKGEICFDANTEAQAGEVLKKDKYKIICDIGLGDGKFTAYGCDLGYEYVKINADYRS
- a CDS encoding potassium channel family protein: MSIFTRVKRAIGWEIRTVKPQYDLNPLIYSQLKPLRLPLILIQIVMMIGTLGYVYLEDYTIMHAIFQSAYTLTNTGFGALNESNFKNETIVFTVWLMLAGFASLIFAVGIVIDVISNGPLRELLKERKMLYKIARLRRHFVIFYHNEYTAQLAKQFRENHIPFVVVDPSEEIEEIAKENGYPYYVKDEPYKETAFLKSHLSSAKGAISLSKNISDNITLIASVRLYEKELGRSPFLIISNAETQNEKIRLMKLGADKVVATPSLMAKRVSAMAIRPDMENVLDEFLYKRDTPIDMEEVFVDEQSWTVNREIKDLHLRDRLKVSIIGITEEKGKFIQMPKGTMSINANCKLLLVGSQKGIARAKRIINLTKQPEDI
- the rpmB gene encoding 50S ribosomal protein L28 — protein: MSRRCAISGKGPMSGNNVSHAKNRTKRRFLPNIRTVRVTLEDGTTTKLKVSAKELRTLKKHS